acaaaaaaaattgatttatggtaaatttattttatttatgcgGAGTGGTCTACTAATACACGCTGAAGTTTCTCGGAATTACTGCCCGACACAGACGCCTACCACGACAGTGCTGCCCAGTCAGAGGTCGTGGAGGCTTGAgtgctgtgtgtgcgtgtgtgtatcaGTGGATGAACTATTGGCAGCACTGGTTAATCTTTTTGTGTATTGGTGAACGAAAAATGCCGGCATACACATGCCCACAGAAGTCTTAAAGTGAGACATCTGCGGATCGAAGAAATATCAATCCAATCCATTGCATTTTGCGCAGAAGAAGCGATGTCTCACTTTGGGCGACTTTTTCTGTGCTGCCAATTATTTAAGGGAGATAGTTCTCTGCTCTGAGGCATCTATCATGGAACACGAGTGTGTAGAGGCCGGTGCCGCAAATATTTCGAATATTTCATTGCACTTTGATGATTCTCCATCGCCATTTGCACTTGTTGGCTTCAAAAACCATAAGCGCCCTCAAATTCATCCACTAATTGCCTGGCAAGCCGCACATttcgaataaaatatataaaaatctacCATTTACCATATTTACCTTCTTTTTTCTGTGGAAAAGATTAAGTTTTTGAAAAACAAAGCACTTTATTTTCACtgtaaaaatggcaaatagtATTTGCAACGAAAATTCCGCGGAGTTCAagtaaagctgctgaaggtcGAAAAACTTCATACTATCGATACATCGATGTTTCTTCAACTATCGATGGAAGAAAGAGCGCCAACTGCTTGGGTTTGATTATTCGTACAATTTTGCTCATGATCCGACATCAAATACCTTAATTTCGATATTCCGTTTAGTATTTTTAAgcatttttaacatttattataaaattaattaacagaCGACTCGGAAATGGCGTAACAGAAGCCCGAGCCATCTCCGGCCAACTTCACGCGCTGCATCTGGAAATTGATcgaaaattgaatttaaagCCAATCCACTGGCAGAAGGGAGATTCTTACACATTCTCTGTACTGTTGTTGCCACAGTTTCCGTGCTCGTTCCAGCCCCAGGTGTAGATCTCGCCGGCTGTAGTCCGCAGCAGGCCGTGCTCTGCCCCCATGTGCACGCGAGCAGGCGTCTGGCCGTCGGGCAGTCGGAGGCTCAGTGGCTGGGGCACCGCCTGCTGCTCGCTGATCGAGCCCGTGCCCAGCTGTCCGTAGCACTTGCGGCCCCACATGAGGATCTCGTTGTTGCGGAGCAGCGCCGCATTGTGGGTCCAGCCGACGGCCAGCTGCCGCACGTCCTCCTCGAAGAGGAAGGCGTTGGACTGGTCTTTTGACCAGTTTGACCGTTTTCCAGTGACTGTCTGTCATCAGGGAATGAAGGTCATTTTAATCATTGCAAAAACCCAGCAGCCGGGAGGCGCTCTGCAGCAACAAGAAGATATTGAACTCATGCCTCGCCCTCGTGTGGAATCGGACTCCAGTACGCGCGGAGCCGCGACATTctgggcacaggcacagggatCCATCTGCTGAGGCGGACCGCAATGTGTGTGTCGTAGAACTAAATAACTTTGAAGACTGTTTAAGAGTACGCCTTGCTATGCTGTCGGTCATCAGCCCAGAGGAGACGACAACAAACtcgacaaaacaaacaaacaaaatattttaaaactagtTCAAATACTCGATCGCTCCATGTCATCTAATCTGTGGGTGTGGAGTGTAATGTCCTGGCCGTCCTCTAGTTGTCCCAGAAGTGGACCTGGCGACGCAAACGGGCACGATACGCAAGAAACACCGCTTTGAGAACATACGTCGCGTGGGTCAGGGACTATGCCAGTTGCTGTTACGGCCTTTTGGCCGTAGGAGaggagagccgcctgctgcttcagagccgcctgctgctgctgctggagagccgcctgctgctgctgctgctggtggtggtgctgctgctgctggtggtggtggtggtggtgctgctgctgctggtggtggtgttgctgctgctgctgctgtatattGGCCTGATTGAAATTCATGCCCATGAGCTCCTGGTAAATGTGTCCGATGGCCATTTCCGTGGCACTGGGCAGATGTCCATGGGCGTGCAGGCCAATGTCGAtgccagccccagctccagccagaGCTGCTGCCTCGGCTATGACCCTGGGCACTGTCGCTGGCGAAGGATGAcgcggatgctgctgctgctgtggaagCAGCGCTGCAGGTCCTGGCTGATTCGCGGCCttgtgctgcggctgctgggaCATTGCCATGCCGCCCATTCCGGATGAAGAGGGTCCCTGAAATACGGGTAGAGTTGGGGTTTTCCTCAGAACAGCTAAGAAGGAGGGCATATTGGGCATATTCTAGCCAACGAATCATCGATTCCTAATTCATTGAAAGCCTAGAGCACCACTTACCCCCGAGTAGCTTTGGCCGGATACTCCGGCCGATCCAGCCGCAATCTGACTGGAGCTTTGGTCGAAGCCCGGCGGCGGTTTTTTGTTCTTGTCCTCCTCCAAGCCCATGTAGTTGGCGCCAAACAGCGAATAATTCTCGGCCGCCTTGAAGTACTGGGCGGAGCCGTTCTCCTTGTTGTTGTCGCCGTAGAGAGAGCGCTCCACTTCGTGTATAAAGTCCGAGGCGGTCTCGCTCACCGCTAGAGCCTCCGCCAG
The Drosophila miranda strain MSH22 chromosome XL, D.miranda_PacBio2.1, whole genome shotgun sequence genome window above contains:
- the LOC117187649 gene encoding RCC1 domain-containing protein 1-like, translating into MWGRKCYGQLGTGSISEQQAVPQPLSLRLPDGQTPARVHMGAEHGLLRTTAGEIYTWGWNEHGNCGNNSTENVCSA